TCAGTGCTCGGAAGACCTGGAAGCTCTACAAGCAGCGCTGGTCGATTGAGTGCACCTTCAGCAGTTTCAAGAAGCGAGGCTTCGACCTGGAGCGGACTGGAATGACGGAAAGGAGCCGTCTACAGCGACTCTTCGGCCTGGTGACATTGGCCTGGATGTTCTGTTTGCAGCTGGGGGTCTGGCTCGGCCAGACCCATCCCATTCCCGTCCTGAAACATGGTCGGAGAGCGGTCAGTCTGGTGCGGCACGGTGCTCAGCATCTCGTGGATGCCCTACGGTGGAAACCCGAACAGTTCATGGAGGTCCTGGAGGTGTTAATCCAGGCTTTTTGCCCGCCAGGAGCGGCTGAAAGTGAAGTTGTCACCTACTGAGCTGAGTCCAATCCATAACCACAAAAGTAACGTCAGACACCCGCTTTTGACGAGTGCCTGACGGCTTAGCTATTTAGGTGCGCTGGCTTACGCCTTAACCCCACCTTTTTCCCGCGCCAGGATTCCTCTCAGCACGGTTTGCAGGATGCCGCCGTTCTTGTAGTAGTCGATCTCCACGGGGGTGTCGATGCGGCACTGCACGGTGATTTCGCGGCTGTTGCCGTCCTTGTCCGTCAGCTTGACCTGCACGTCCTGGCGGGGCTTAAGGTCGGCGGGCAGGATGAAGTCGAAGGTTTCTTCGCCCGTGATGCCCAGGCTGTCGGCGGTTTCGCCGTTCTTGTATTGCAGGGGCAGGACGCCCATGCCGACCAGGTTGCTGCGGTGAATGCGCTCGAAGCTCTCGGCAATCACGGCTTTCACGCCGAGCAGGAAGGTGCCTTTGGCGGCCCAGTCGCGGCTGCTGCCCATGCCGTAGTCCTTGCCGGCCAGCACGACGAGGGGAATACCCGCTTCCTTGTAGTTGACGCTGGCGTCGTAAATGCTGGTCACATTGCCGGTGGTGAAGTCGGTGGTGAAGCCACCTTCGGTGCCGGGGGCGAGCTGGTTTTTCAGGCGGATGTTGGCGAACGTGCCGCGCGTCATGATGCGGTCGTTGCCGCGCCTGGAGCCGTAGGAGTTGAAGTCCTTGACGGGAATGCCGCGTTCGGTGAGGTACTTGCCAGCGGGGGTGTCGGCCTTGAAGCTGCCGGCGGGGCTGATGTGGTCGGTGGTGACCGAATCGGCCACTTTCACCAGCACGCGGGCGTTTTTGATGTCCTCGATTTCGCTGGCGCCGCCGGCCAGGTTGTCGAAGAAGGGCGGGTTCTGGATGTAGGTGCTGTCTTCCTTCCAGTCGAACAGGTCGCCTTCGGCCACGGGAATAGCGTTCCAGTCCTGGTTGCTCTTCTCGATGCCGTCGTAGACCTTCTTGAACATGTCGGCGGTGATGCTTCTGTCCATGGCGTCGGCAATCTCGGCATTGGTGGGCCAGATGTCTTTCAGGAACACGTCCTGGCCGTTCTGATCCTGGCCGATGGGCTGGTTCACGATGTCGTTGACGACCGTGCCGGCCAGCGCGTAGGCCACGACCAGGGGCGGGGAGGCGAGGTAGTTGGCCTTGATGTGCGGGTTCACGCGGCCCTCGAAGTTGCGGTTGCCTGACAGCACACTGGCGACCACCAGGTCACCCTCGTTGATGGCGGCGACGGTGGGTTCGGGCAGCGGGCCGCTGTTGCCGATGCAGGTCATGCAGCCGTACCCGACGGTGTTGAAGCCGATCTGGTCGAGGTACTGTTGCAGGCCAGCGGCTTCCAGGTACTCGGTCACCACGCGGGAGCCGGGGGCGAGGGAGGTCTTGACCCAGGCCCTGGATTTCAGGCCCTTCTCGACGGCTTTCTTGGCGACCAGGCCGGCGGCGATCAGTACGCTGGGGTTGCTGGTGTTGGTGCAGGAGGTGATGCTGGCCAGCGTGACCGCGCCGTGCCCGATCTTGATGTCGGTGCCGGCGATCGTGCCCTGCGCGTTCAGCTTGTCGCCGCTCAGCTCGAAGCCGCGGTTTTTCACGGGGGCGGTCAGCGCTTCGGCAAAGACGCTGTGCATGTCGCTCAGGTTCACGCGGTCTTGCGGGCGCTTGGGGCCGGCCAGGCTGGGGACGATGGTGCCCAGGTCGAGTTCGATGGTGCTGGTGAACACGGGGTCGGGCGTCTCGTCGGTGCGGAACATGCCCTGGGCCTTGTAGTACGCCTCGACCAGTTCGATCTCGTCTTCCAGGCGACCGGTGCGGCGCAGGTAGCGCAGGGCCTCGTCGTCCACCGGGAAGAAGCCCATGGTGGCACCGTACTCGGGGGCCATGTTGGCGATGGTGGCGCGGTCCGGGAGGGTCATGTTACTGAGGCCCGCGCCGTAGAACTCCACGAACTTGCCGACCACGCCCGCACTGCGCAGCATCTCGGTGACGCGCAGCGCGAGGTCGGTGGCGGTGGCGCCTTCGGGCATCTGGCCGGTGATCTTGAAGCCGATCACGTCGGGCATCAGCATGTAGATGGGCTGGCCCAGCATGACGGCTTCGGCCTCGATCCCGCCGACGCCCCAGCCGACGATGCCCAGGCCGTTGATCATGGTGGTGTGGCTGTCGGTGCCAACGAGGCTGTCGGGGTACACGACGGTGCCGTCATCTTCGGGGCGGCTCTGGACGCCCTTGGCGAGGTACTCGAGGTTGACCTGGTGCACGATGCCGCTGGCGGGAGGCACCACGCCGAAGTTGTCGAAGGCCTGCTGGCCCCATCTGAGGAACTCGTAACGTTCGCGGTTGCGCTCGAACTCCAGCGCCATGTTGTTGGCGAGGGCGAACTCGGTGCCGAACTCGTCCACCTGCACCGAGTGGTCGATCACCAGGTCGACGGGAATCAGCGGGTTGATCTTGCTGGGGTCGCCGCCCAGGGACACCATCGCGGTGCGCATGGCGGCCAGGTCGACCACGGCGGGCACGCCCGTGAAGTCCTGCAAGATCACGCGGGCGGGCTTGAAGGGAATCTCGACTTCGGGGTTGGTGGCACTCCATCTGGCGACGGTTTCCACATCCTCGCGGCGCACGTCGTAGTCGTTGGCCTCGCGCAGCACGCTTTCCAGCAGCACCTTGATACTCACGGGCAAGCGAGAAACGTCGAAGCCTTGCAGTTTGTTGAGGTTGTAAAAGTACAGTTGCTTGCCGCCCACGCTGAGCGTGTCGCGGGTGCCAAACAGGTTCGGGGCCTTGTCCGTCATGGATGAATCCTCCTTGTGCTTGTGAGCCTTGAGGGCTTGTTACCCTCCCATCATACGGCGCAGTGTCACCACAGCGGGCGTTACCGGGTCAGGCACGAGCAGGGAGGATATGTTACGCCCATGGGGACAACAGAATGAGTTTGGAGTTCATTTTTTACTATGCTGACAATGAATATCCCGATGCAGAACAAATTCCTCGATCAGAATAATTCGTTGCAACCAGCTAAAAAGCAGGATGAGTAAACGACTCCTGGCCCGAATTGTGATTTTGCTTTGTCCACTTCTGTTGTGGGCGGCCATCGGACATTCACTTCACCTGAACCGTGAGTACCGCACCACCGTTGGGATTCTTCGGAAAGTCGAGAAAGTGCGTACTGACGTCAAGAAACCCGGCTATAAATGCCAGGTGGTTTACAACTATCGCGTTAACAACACTTTGTTCACAGGCTACAGGGTAAACGCCGATGACCTGTGGGATGACCCGGATTCCACCCCGTGTTACACCTTCGACCCGCAGGAGCGGCCTGACCTGAATGAGGCCCGTCCCGGCGATCACGTCACCGTGCATTACGACCCGGCAGATCCCACCTTCGCCCTGCTGACTGTGAAATCGCCAGGGCCAATCACCCGTGGCTTTCAGATTCTGATTCAGTTCTACCTTGTCGCGCTGCTCATTTTCTTTCCCATGACGTTCGTTCAATGGCAAAAACCTCATAGCCCAGAGCTCATGGCCCGTCACCTCTTCTAAACTGCCTACCTGATGACCGACCAAGACCTGCCTTTTCCCGACAACAGCCTGGCGCCGCACGAGGAACAGCGCTTCAAATCTTTAGAGGACACCGTCAGCGCGGGCCTGCGCGACTTCCGTCAGACCGGGCAGGCACTCAGCGAGATCCGGGACAACGAGTTTTACCGCGAAACGCACAGCAGCTTCGAGGTTTACCTGCAAGACCGCTGGGGTTTCACGCCCCGGCAGGCCGGGCAACTGATCGACGCAGCGCAGGTGGCGCGCGTGCTGGAACCCATCGGCATCGAC
This genomic interval from Deinococcus fonticola contains the following:
- a CDS encoding DUF3592 domain-containing protein, translated to MSKRLLARIVILLCPLLLWAAIGHSLHLNREYRTTVGILRKVEKVRTDVKKPGYKCQVVYNYRVNNTLFTGYRVNADDLWDDPDSTPCYTFDPQERPDLNEARPGDHVTVHYDPADPTFALLTVKSPGPITRGFQILIQFYLVALLIFFPMTFVQWQKPHSPELMARHLF
- the acnA gene encoding aconitate hydratase AcnA: MTDKAPNLFGTRDTLSVGGKQLYFYNLNKLQGFDVSRLPVSIKVLLESVLREANDYDVRREDVETVARWSATNPEVEIPFKPARVILQDFTGVPAVVDLAAMRTAMVSLGGDPSKINPLIPVDLVIDHSVQVDEFGTEFALANNMALEFERNRERYEFLRWGQQAFDNFGVVPPASGIVHQVNLEYLAKGVQSRPEDDGTVVYPDSLVGTDSHTTMINGLGIVGWGVGGIEAEAVMLGQPIYMLMPDVIGFKITGQMPEGATATDLALRVTEMLRSAGVVGKFVEFYGAGLSNMTLPDRATIANMAPEYGATMGFFPVDDEALRYLRRTGRLEDEIELVEAYYKAQGMFRTDETPDPVFTSTIELDLGTIVPSLAGPKRPQDRVNLSDMHSVFAEALTAPVKNRGFELSGDKLNAQGTIAGTDIKIGHGAVTLASITSCTNTSNPSVLIAAGLVAKKAVEKGLKSRAWVKTSLAPGSRVVTEYLEAAGLQQYLDQIGFNTVGYGCMTCIGNSGPLPEPTVAAINEGDLVVASVLSGNRNFEGRVNPHIKANYLASPPLVVAYALAGTVVNDIVNQPIGQDQNGQDVFLKDIWPTNAEIADAMDRSITADMFKKVYDGIEKSNQDWNAIPVAEGDLFDWKEDSTYIQNPPFFDNLAGGASEIEDIKNARVLVKVADSVTTDHISPAGSFKADTPAGKYLTERGIPVKDFNSYGSRRGNDRIMTRGTFANIRLKNQLAPGTEGGFTTDFTTGNVTSIYDASVNYKEAGIPLVVLAGKDYGMGSSRDWAAKGTFLLGVKAVIAESFERIHRSNLVGMGVLPLQYKNGETADSLGITGEETFDFILPADLKPRQDVQVKLTDKDGNSREITVQCRIDTPVEIDYYKNGGILQTVLRGILAREKGGVKA